Proteins from a genomic interval of Marmoricola sp. OAE513:
- a CDS encoding YqgE/AlgH family protein, protein MEPVPGSLLVASPTLSDPHFARTIVLLLDAGHDGALGVVLNRPSEVAVGEVLSSWEDVVSGPGVLFRGGPVETDSALAVAVVHADGSEEDEPVGWRRVFEGVGLVDLDAPVELLASALSSLRIFAGYAGWSAGQLEDEIAEGAWYVVPAESADVFRPDPSGLWAQVLRRQGGQLAMLATMPAEPGHN, encoded by the coding sequence ATGGAGCCGGTCCCGGGAAGCCTGCTGGTGGCGTCGCCGACGCTGAGCGATCCGCACTTCGCCCGGACGATCGTGCTGCTCCTGGACGCCGGGCACGACGGTGCTCTCGGTGTCGTCCTGAACCGGCCCTCCGAGGTCGCGGTGGGGGAGGTGCTGTCTTCCTGGGAGGACGTCGTCTCCGGGCCCGGGGTGCTGTTCCGCGGCGGGCCGGTCGAGACCGACAGTGCTCTCGCCGTGGCCGTCGTCCACGCGGACGGGTCCGAGGAGGACGAACCGGTCGGCTGGCGGCGGGTGTTCGAGGGCGTCGGTCTGGTCGACCTGGACGCACCGGTCGAGCTGCTCGCCTCGGCGCTGAGCAGTCTGCGGATCTTCGCCGGGTACGCCGGTTGGTCGGCAGGCCAGCTGGAGGACGAGATCGCCGAAGGGGCCTGGTACGTCGTCCCGGCGGAGTCGGCTGACGTGTTCCGCCCGGACCCCTCGGGGTTGTGGGCCCAGGTGCTGCGGCGCCAGGGTGGTCAGCTGGCGATGCTGGCCACCATGCCGGCCGAGCCGGGGCACAACTGA
- a CDS encoding DUF3039 domain-containing protein, translating to MADEGTTTRIGFGTDTLTDERIVTDPVTTDEGDHERFSHYVPKDKLMEAMVNGTPVIALCGKVWVPSRDPQKFPVCPDCKEIWESMNDDGPSGSE from the coding sequence ATGGCTGACGAGGGAACGACCACGCGGATCGGGTTCGGGACGGACACCCTGACCGACGAGCGCATCGTCACCGACCCGGTCACCACCGACGAGGGTGACCACGAGCGGTTCTCGCACTACGTGCCGAAGGACAAGCTCATGGAGGCCATGGTCAACGGCACCCCGGTGATCGCCCTGTGCGGCAAGGTCTGGGTCCCGAGCAGGGACCCGCAGAAGTTCCCGGTCTGCCCGGACTGCAAGGAGATCTGGGAGAGCATGAACGACGACGGGCCGAGCGGTTCCGAGTGA
- a CDS encoding DUF3048 domain-containing protein — protein sequence MHTPSKRFTKSRRPLLLALIAALVASLVLAGCGSDKKKEAGDERPQSQPTEGGTQLAAVWPLTGLPAPATTPNHPVIVVKIDNSRASDPQYGLGSADMVVEEMVEGGYTRLAVAFYSKLPKKVGPVRSARASDIGIVKPTHAVLVASGAAPKTKGRLNQAGIRLYEEGSKGTYRDRSEHDALHSVFIDLPKFATSVKKKAIVPANYLPWGTESDYVGVRPAKTISVRFSPITTTVFKWNGKKYLNTDTYARRGDQFKADSVLVIRTREGDAGYLDPAGNKVPETLFFGQGTFLLFHKGQALRGTWTKADRAAPLELSTAAGPVKVPAGHVWVELLPGDNFGGKLTYTP from the coding sequence ATGCACACGCCCTCCAAGCGGTTCACGAAGTCCCGTCGTCCCCTCCTCCTGGCGCTGATCGCGGCGCTGGTCGCCAGCCTGGTGCTCGCCGGGTGCGGTTCGGACAAGAAGAAGGAAGCGGGCGACGAGCGCCCGCAGTCGCAGCCGACGGAGGGCGGCACCCAGCTCGCGGCCGTCTGGCCGCTGACCGGGCTGCCGGCACCGGCGACCACGCCGAACCACCCGGTGATCGTGGTCAAGATCGACAACTCACGCGCGAGTGACCCGCAGTACGGGCTCGGCTCGGCCGACATGGTCGTCGAGGAGATGGTCGAGGGCGGCTACACCCGGCTGGCCGTCGCGTTCTACTCCAAGCTGCCCAAGAAGGTCGGCCCGGTGCGCTCGGCCCGGGCCTCCGACATCGGCATCGTGAAGCCGACCCACGCCGTTCTCGTCGCGAGCGGCGCGGCGCCCAAGACCAAGGGACGCCTGAACCAGGCCGGTATCCGGTTGTACGAGGAGGGCTCGAAGGGCACCTACCGCGACCGCTCCGAGCACGACGCGCTGCACAGCGTCTTCATCGACCTGCCGAAGTTCGCCACCTCGGTGAAGAAGAAGGCCATCGTCCCGGCGAACTACCTGCCGTGGGGGACCGAGTCCGACTACGTGGGCGTCCGCCCCGCCAAGACCATCTCGGTCCGGTTCAGCCCGATCACCACGACCGTGTTCAAGTGGAACGGCAAGAAGTACCTCAACACCGACACCTACGCGCGCCGCGGCGACCAGTTCAAGGCGGACTCGGTGCTGGTGATCCGCACCCGCGAGGGCGACGCCGGCTACCTCGACCCGGCGGGCAACAAGGTCCCCGAGACGTTGTTCTTCGGGCAGGGCACGTTCCTGCTGTTCCACAAGGGCCAGGCCCTGCGCGGCACCTGGACGAAGGCGGACCGAGCGGCGCCGCTCGAGCTGAGCACGGCTGCCGGGCCGGTGAAGGTGCCGGCCGGACACGTCTGGGTCGAGCTCCTGCCTGGTGACAACTTCGGCGGCAAGCTCACGTACACCCCGTAG
- a CDS encoding TetR/AcrR family transcriptional regulator: MPSRSPAEKLRSTLPKVPKVPKVPGVSRRQQYSASTKRALVDQAAKLFTTKGYAATSLDAIVASARVTKGALYHHFSGKQAVFEAVFEKIEADASTRVRKALKESRDPWEKALIGLRAFLDIVQDPGYQRVVIQEGPAVLGYERFREQEERSSFGLVQELVKAVLEESSTEISPDMLETFSRIFFGALSAAGESVSTAANPKAAVAQVETAIAFILAGLRSLTESGIGLPDPEDLLPEADDE, from the coding sequence ATGCCGAGCCGCTCACCCGCTGAGAAGCTGCGCTCGACCCTGCCCAAGGTCCCGAAGGTCCCCAAGGTCCCCGGGGTCTCGAGGCGACAGCAGTACTCGGCGTCGACCAAGCGGGCGCTGGTCGACCAAGCCGCCAAGCTGTTCACCACCAAGGGGTACGCCGCCACCAGCCTGGACGCCATCGTCGCCAGCGCACGGGTCACCAAGGGCGCGCTCTACCACCACTTCAGCGGCAAGCAGGCCGTCTTCGAGGCGGTCTTCGAGAAGATCGAGGCGGACGCCTCGACCCGGGTCCGCAAGGCGCTCAAGGAGTCCCGCGACCCGTGGGAGAAAGCGCTGATCGGCCTGCGGGCGTTCCTCGACATCGTCCAGGACCCCGGGTACCAGCGCGTGGTCATCCAGGAGGGCCCCGCCGTCCTCGGCTACGAGCGTTTCCGCGAGCAGGAGGAGCGCTCGAGCTTCGGCCTGGTCCAGGAGCTGGTGAAGGCGGTGCTCGAGGAGTCGAGCACCGAGATCAGCCCCGACATGCTGGAGACCTTCAGCCGGATCTTCTTCGGCGCACTGTCCGCTGCCGGCGAGAGCGTCAGCACCGCGGCCAACCCCAAGGCGGCAGTCGCCCAGGTCGAGACCGCGATCGCGTTCATCCTGGCCGGACTGCGGTCGCTGACCGAGAGCGGCATCGGCCTCCCGGACCCCGAGGACCTGCTCCCCGAAGCCGACGACGAGTAG
- a CDS encoding DEAD/DEAH box helicase, which translates to MNEHIELETSALDKLSPAYPARAAWGTAAPLRAWQHDAITQYFTDNPRDFLTVATPGAGKTTFALTVASELLARRIIDRVTVVAPTEHLKTQWAQAAAKVGIPIDPTYSGGKGRTSGDYVGIAVTYAGVATNPLAMRIRTERFKTLVILDEIHHAGDALSWGEAVREAFEPARRRLALTGTPFRSDVNPIPFVTYEPGPDGVPRSAADFTYGYGHALRDHVVRPVLFWAYNGELQWRTRAGDEVSARLGEPLTKDMAAHALRTALDPNGSWIASVLEAADRRLSEVRKTFPDAGGLVIATDQDSARAYADVLARIAGEKPVVVLSDEKTSSKRIEKFAEGDARWMVAVRMVSEGVDIPRLAVGVYATTIATPLFFAQAVGRFVRARKRGETASVFLPSSLPLLGFASELEVERDHVLGRKVTDEGDIFAPEDAMVAQAQAGEAASDELTGAYEALGSSATFAHVLYDGAEFGHAGEVHVGSDEEMDFLGIPGLLEPDQVRSLLQTRQRQRRELNAGTPARAVDEEPDVTAHERLAVLRRELNGLVAAWNHRTGTPHGVTHAALRKHCGGPAAAVATAAQLQARIDRLREMAAKKSS; encoded by the coding sequence GTGAACGAGCACATCGAGCTCGAGACCTCTGCTCTCGACAAGCTGTCCCCGGCGTACCCGGCCCGTGCGGCCTGGGGTACGGCGGCGCCGCTGCGTGCGTGGCAGCACGACGCCATCACGCAGTACTTCACCGACAACCCGCGCGACTTCCTCACCGTCGCGACACCCGGGGCGGGCAAGACCACCTTCGCGCTGACGGTCGCCTCCGAGCTCCTCGCGCGCCGGATCATCGACCGGGTCACCGTCGTGGCGCCGACCGAGCACCTGAAGACCCAGTGGGCCCAGGCCGCGGCGAAGGTCGGCATCCCGATCGACCCGACGTACTCGGGCGGCAAGGGCAGGACCAGCGGCGACTACGTCGGCATCGCGGTCACCTATGCCGGCGTCGCGACGAACCCGTTGGCGATGCGGATCCGTACCGAACGGTTCAAGACCCTGGTCATCCTCGACGAGATCCACCACGCCGGTGACGCGCTGTCCTGGGGCGAGGCCGTGCGTGAGGCCTTCGAACCCGCCCGGCGCCGGCTGGCCCTGACCGGTACGCCGTTCCGCTCCGACGTGAACCCCATCCCGTTCGTCACCTACGAGCCCGGTCCCGACGGGGTGCCGCGCTCGGCTGCCGACTTCACCTACGGCTACGGGCACGCGCTGCGCGACCACGTCGTGCGGCCGGTGCTGTTCTGGGCGTACAACGGAGAGCTGCAGTGGCGCACCCGCGCCGGCGACGAGGTCTCGGCCCGCCTCGGAGAGCCGCTCACGAAGGACATGGCCGCGCACGCGCTGCGTACCGCGCTGGACCCGAACGGCTCCTGGATCGCCTCGGTGCTCGAGGCGGCCGACCGGCGCCTCTCCGAGGTCCGCAAGACGTTCCCGGACGCCGGCGGGCTGGTGATCGCGACGGACCAGGACTCGGCCCGCGCGTACGCCGACGTGCTGGCCCGGATCGCCGGCGAGAAGCCCGTGGTGGTGCTGTCGGACGAGAAGACGTCGTCGAAGAGGATCGAGAAATTCGCCGAGGGTGACGCGCGCTGGATGGTCGCGGTCCGGATGGTGTCGGAGGGCGTGGACATCCCTCGCCTGGCCGTCGGCGTCTACGCGACCACGATCGCCACGCCGCTGTTCTTCGCCCAGGCCGTCGGGCGATTCGTCCGCGCCCGCAAACGCGGTGAGACGGCATCGGTCTTCCTGCCCTCCAGCCTGCCGCTGCTCGGGTTCGCCTCCGAGCTCGAGGTCGAGCGCGACCACGTGCTGGGGCGCAAGGTCACCGACGAGGGCGACATCTTCGCGCCCGAGGACGCCATGGTCGCCCAGGCCCAGGCGGGGGAGGCGGCCTCCGACGAGCTGACCGGGGCCTACGAGGCCCTCGGTTCCTCGGCGACCTTCGCGCACGTGCTGTACGACGGCGCCGAGTTCGGTCACGCGGGCGAGGTGCACGTCGGCTCCGACGAGGAGATGGACTTCCTCGGCATCCCGGGTCTGCTCGAGCCCGACCAGGTCCGCAGCCTGCTGCAGACGCGTCAGCGCCAGCGCCGCGAGCTCAACGCCGGGACGCCGGCCCGGGCGGTCGACGAGGAACCGGACGTCACGGCGCACGAACGCCTCGCGGTCCTGCGCCGTGAGCTCAACGGCCTGGTGGCCGCGTGGAACCACCGCACCGGGACGCCCCACGGGGTCACGCACGCGGCGCTGCGCAAGCACTGCGGCGGACCAGCCGCCGCGGTGGCCACGGCAGCCCAGCTGCAGGCGCGGATCGACCGTCTCCGGGAGATGGCCGCCAAGAAGTCGTCCTGA